A window of Candidatus Thermoplasmatota archaeon genomic DNA:
AGCGGCGGAGTGGGAAAGCAGCTCATCGCGAAGACGTGGAAAGGAAGACCGTATCTCGCGAGCTATCCCTACTACCCGGACGACAGGAAGTTCTCGGAGAAGCAGCTCGACCATCAGATGCGGTTCAGGCGGGCGACCTCGTACGCGAAGGGAACCATCGATCAAGAGCTCGTGCCCGAGGCCTACGAGCGCATCGCCGACAGGAAGAGACTCACCGTCTACAACGTGGCCATCAAGGACTTCTTCCACCCGCCGGACATCTTCTCCATAGGCATGGAGGAGTACACGGGCAAGAAGGGAGGGGAGATAGTCGTCGAGGCCTTGGACGACGTTGAGGTCACCTCTGTTCACGTCGTGCTCAGGCGGGAGGGCGAGATCATCGAGAAAGGCGATGCGGTCCAGGACAAGTACAATGTCGCGGCATGGCATTACAAGACGCAGAAGGAGAACGGCATCGAGGGCACGGTCGTGGAAGCATACGCCAAGGACATCCCCGGGAACGTGACCAAGGGCGAAGTTGAGCTGTGATATTCTAGCATTCGGGTGAGACGCGTCGTACTTCTCATTGCACTACGACACTTCCACCGTCCAGACAGTGTCTGCTTCTACCTTCACCCAATACGCCTCTCCCGCCTGAAGCACTTCCGCGTTCCCGAGCACTCTCAGGAAGTTCGGCGGGGCAAGATCATACCCCTCCACCCTTGTGGCTCCGATCTCCGCCTTAAGGTCTGAAACGGTGTAGGAGGAGTTGAAGGAGGGAAATGATACGAGGTTCCATCCGGCATGGAGATGTATCGTCGTCTGAGCGGGAACGATTCCCGCCACGGTGAGGTTGCAGTTGCTCGTCACATTCACCCACAAGCCCATGGTGTGATTCGCATTCCACATTCCTTTCCTGTATCCCTTGGATTTCATGTACCATTTCCACTCCCGAGAGGAGGAGTCGTAATACCAGGCTTTGTCATATCCGACTGTCTGAAGGACCGGTTCTATGGCCTCGTTGATTTGAATGAGCGGGACAGACACGAGATTGGGACCCTTCGTGAGCGGGCGATTGAATTTTGCTGCCTGTTCGTTCGAACAAGATGAGTTATCGCCCGAATCCATCGCGCAGACCAGGTAGAAGTACCTGTTTGGGTCACCATCACCAGCTCCTATGTGCTCGTATTGAGCAGTCCCGTTTGCTACGGAACCGAGAAGGAAGTACCCCATTCCATCGGGGTCGTAGGCAGAGCCAGTTAGTATCTCGTAGCCGGTAACGCTGAGGTCTCCTTGCCCGTCGTCCTCCGACAGCGCCCATTCGATGGTCACATTCTCATACCCCGTCCCCGACAGGCGCGCGCCTGTCAGTGTCGGAGGGTGGCTGTTGACCACTGTGACCAATTCCGTGTCATTCCCAGTGAATCCCCACTTGCTTGCATTCGCAGTTACAGCGAAGTACCTATTCGAATCGACAATCTCTGGAGCAGCAAACATGACTGGTCCCAGTGACCCACCAACCGTCAATCCGGAGTCTGGAACAATGGTGGGACCCGCAGGACTGCATGATATCGTGACTGCCGCATTGTCGACTGGATTTCCGATTCCATCAGTGACAAGAACCTCAAAGAGGAGTGTCTCGTTTTCATTCACGACGTTCCCGTCAAGGAAAGCAATCTCGACGGAGATGGAAGTCGGCGGGTGTATTCCGATCCACGACCAGAATGAGCCGACAAAGATCGAATCCTCAACTCCGATGGTCCAGTTGATGAACCTGTCCTCCCTATAGGCCTCCAGATAATGCACGAAATAAAGTGTGTCGTAAGGAAGAGCGTCTGCGAGTAACCCGCTGCACTGCTTGATTCCGTCCTCCTGTCTGTATGTGTCATACTCGGCGGTCACGTTGTCGATCAATACGTCGAACGTCGCGTTGTTGAACCCGTTGTAGTTCTGTCCGCCAGTCGCATTGGAGGAATGGAAGAACGCACCGTAGTAGAGAGGAGGCCCCGAACCTATGATCCAACCCAGAACCCACATCTCCATGTTCAGATTGTTAATACGATCGAAGAGGACTGCCATATCAAGATGGTTCGCAGTTGCGTTCAGATTGACAGCCGTCACGTTCTCCGCTATCATGTCGCATGCGCCTGCACGAACAGGGTCGTAGCTGACCTCGGGGCAGATTATCTCGATGGCTCTGTCACCGATTATGGGAAGATTGCGAAAACCGCTTGCATTGTACCCGAGACCGAGTCCCCCAACGGTATAGTAGTCATCCAGGACCTGCTGAGCGATTGTGAGGTTGTGCTCGTAGGTCGTGACTGAGGCATTGAGCCATCGCTCCCATTGAGGGAAGATCGGTTGAGTAGCGGTCATGCCATACCCTTGGAGCAGGTTCGTCACAATCGCCTGCTTGTCTATAAGATGAGAAATGGCCTTTCTCAAATAGTAGCCGTCGTCACCCTGTGACGGATCGTTGCCTGGATAGCCGAGCGGGGAAGACCTCATGTTGTAGCCGAGGTAGTAGAATCTGTTATCCAAGATAGTCGATATGCTGATGTTCGAATCAGAGAGCAGGCCATCAGCATAGGAGCGGGGAAGGGGCCAAGAGATTATGTCTATGTCACCGGCATGGAGGGCAGATACGGCATCTGGTTCGGAGCTGTACGGCAGGAACTCCATTCCATCGATGTAGGGTTTGTGCATGTATGCGAAGAACTCCCCCTGGCAGACCGGAGGGGTTCCTACCTTCACACAGTCAAGCGCATCGGCTCCGTAGTCCTCGAATCTGTTCATTTCCACAGACGTGCCGACAGTCCAGTTGCTGACAGCGAATGGTCCGACCCCAACGACCTCATCGACGGCGGGAGACCAGTTCTCCGCCGTGAAATAGTCGAAATGGCTCGGATTCGAGTCCGGTACCCCGTTCTTTGTTATCATGTCATAGGCATAGCCGAAGTCGGAGTGGATGTTCTGCCGCCAGTTGTTGCAGACACCGTCAACAGCCTGTAGACAGACTTTGCCCGTTCCCTCCCATATGTGTCTAGGGACAGGTACAACGCTACTCAGCGTGACCCTTATGAAGTCCAAGTAGAGGCCGTGTTGAGAGAAGTGAAGGGCGAACGTGAGTGCAATATCCGGCCCCACTGGTATTGAAGGATCCCATACGTCGGTGGCAGGCCAGACATTGAGCCACTTAGTCGTTGAGTAGTTCGATCCCGGGAGACCCCCGTTGTCCTTGAGTACTTCATTCTCGGAGGAAAGCGGGCACAGTGTTCTCACATGATAACTGAAGAGAAGGTCATGAATCGTCATCTGGATGCCATCGTGAGTAAGAACTCCGTTGAAATCATAGTAGGCGGTGACCTCGAATGGGGCCGTTCCGTCCACTTTGCTGAAGATACCGTACTCATCCAGGTCGAGCACACCATTCTCATCTGCATCGATCCCTTTGAGCAGATACGGGATGGGCCTTTCCGTGACGGGATCTAGATGAGACACTGGACCATACACGGGACGCAAGATGTTACCCGTCCACTCAAACTCAGGTTGCCCAGTTTGTATCCAATAGTCGAGAAGATTGGATGTCTGAAAGTCCGACTGTGTCCCGACTTTCAGTATCGCTGATCCGAGAGGTTCTTCCTCCCCGTTCTCATCACTGCATGACTGAGGAGCGATAGACAAGACCAGTATGAGAAAGCATAGCGAAGCTGCAGCTTTTCGCATGGATATCCTCCCAACAATCTGGTCAATTCGTTTCGTGGTATATAAGCCTAGAGTAGTTGAATGTAAGACAGGCAAACTCTGGACAGGGTCAATGGAAACCGGACGTCACAGAGGTGAACGCAATAGCAGTGACGAGCAGGCTTTCCATCTTCATACCCATATTGACGGTGACTATGTC
This region includes:
- a CDS encoding ABC transporter substrate-binding protein, with the translated sequence MSHLDPVTERPIPYLLKGIDADENGVLDLDEYGIFSKVDGTAPFEVTAYYDFNGVLTHDGIQMTIHDLLFSYHVRTLCPLSSENEVLKDNGGLPGSNYSTTKWLNVWPATDVWDPSIPVGPDIALTFALHFSQHGLYLDFIRVTLSSVVPVPRHIWEGTGKVCLQAVDGVCNNWRQNIHSDFGYAYDMITKNGVPDSNPSHFDYFTAENWSPAVDEVVGVGPFAVSNWTVGTSVEMNRFEDYGADALDCVKVGTPPVCQGEFFAYMHKPYIDGMEFLPYSSEPDAVSALHAGDIDIISWPLPRSYADGLLSDSNISISTILDNRFYYLGYNMRSSPLGYPGNDPSQGDDGYYLRKAISHLIDKQAIVTNLLQGYGMTATQPIFPQWERWLNASVTTYEHNLTIAQQVLDDYYTVGGLGLGYNASGFRNLPIIGDRAIEIICPEVSYDPVRAGACDMIAENVTAVNLNATANHLDMAVLFDRINNLNMEMWVLGWIIGSGPPLYYGAFFHSSNATGGQNYNGFNNATFDVLIDNVTAEYDTYRQEDGIKQCSGLLADALPYDTLYFVHYLEAYREDRFINWTIGVEDSIFVGSFWSWIGIHPPTSISVEIAFLDGNVVNENETLLFEVLVTDGIGNPVDNAAVTISCSPAGPTIVPDSGLTVGGSLGPVMFAAPEIVDSNRYFAVTANASKWGFTGNDTELVTVVNSHPPTLTGARLSGTGYENVTIEWALSEDDGQGDLSVTGYEILTGSAYDPDGMGYFLLGSVANGTAQYEHIGAGDGDPNRYFYLVCAMDSGDNSSCSNEQAAKFNRPLTKGPNLVSVPLIQINEAIEPVLQTVGYDKAWYYDSSSREWKWYMKSKGYRKGMWNANHTMGLWVNVTSNCNLTVAGIVPAQTTIHLHAGWNLVSFPSFNSSYTVSDLKAEIGATRVEGYDLAPPNFLRVLGNAEVLQAGEAYWVKVEADTVWTVEVS